One region of Quercus lobata isolate SW786 chromosome 2, ValleyOak3.0 Primary Assembly, whole genome shotgun sequence genomic DNA includes:
- the LOC115974244 gene encoding protein NRT1/ PTR FAMILY 4.5-like, whose amino-acid sequence MGICRDVKTQPKKEKRLGGNRAALFVFATEGLENMAFITIAVSLVTYFYGYMNFSLTKSATTLTNFLGTAFMLTLVGGFICDTYLSRFKTCVLFISMELLGYALLAVQAHFPHLRPIPCKGHMNKCEAANSSQTAILFTGLYLVALGTSGVKAALPALGADQFNDEKNPKEVAQLSSFFNWFLLSLTIGAILGVTILVWITTNQGWEWGFGICFVAVLFSLIFVCMGKSLYRNNKPMGSPLLRILQVFVAAIQNRKLPIPENTEEFHEIHDKEARTQDEILQRTEQFRFLDRAAIIRSTNDATTSTTQGPWTLCTITQVEETKILIRMLPIIFSTVFMNTCLAQLQTFTIQQSTTMNPNLFGFKVPGSSIPVIPLLFMFVLIPLYDRIFVPLARKITGVPTGIRHLQRIGIGLVLSAVSMAVAGAVETHRKSLAYKHNMVDSLEPLPMSLFWLGFQYAIFGAADMFSLVGLLEFFYAESSTGMKSLSTAISWCSVAFGYFLSTVVVEVVNKVSGGWLANNNINRDKLNYFYWLLSVLSVVNFGFYLVCASWYKYKNVEVKQGDVEGKVEMAMA is encoded by the exons ATG GGCATCTGCAGAGATGTTAAAACCCAgcctaagaaagaaaaaaggctaGGAGGAAATCGAGCTGCGCTTTTTGTATTTG CTACTGAGGGACTAGAGAACATGGCCTTCATCACCATTGCAGTGAGCTTAGTAACATATTTTTATGGATATATGAACTTCAGCTTAACAAAATCAGCCACAACGCTCACCAACTTCTTGGGTACTGCATTCATGCTAACACTTGTTGGTGGATTCATCTGTGATACCTATTTGTCAAGATTCAAGACTTGTGTGCTCTTTATATCCATGGAACTACTG GGATATGCCCTCCTCGCAGTTCAAGCACATTTCCCCCATCTAAGACCCATACCATGCAAAGGCCATATGAACAAATGTGAGGCTGCAAACTCTAGCCAAACAGCAATCCTTTTCACTGGTTTATACCTGGTTGCACTTGGAACCAGTGGGGTTAAGGCAGCTTTGCCAGCCTTGGGAGCTGACCAATTCAACGATGAAAAGAACCCTAAAGAGGTAGCTCAATTGTCAAGCTTCTTTAACTGGTTCTTGCTTAGCCTCACCATTGGAGCTATACTTGGTGTGACTATTCTGGTATGGATAACCACCAACCAAGGCTGGGAGTGGGGCTTTGGTATATGCTTTGTAGCAGTCTTATTTTCATTGATATTTGTTTGCATGGGCAAGTCTTTGTATCGGAATAATAAGCCCATGGGAAGCCCACTACTACGGATTCTTCAG GTTTTTGTGGCTGCCATCCAAAACCGAAAACTTCCAATTCCAGAAAATACAGAGGAATTTCATGAGATTCATGACAAAGAAGCAAGAACACAGGATGAAATTCTGCAGAGAACAGAACAATTTAG ATTTTTGGACCGAGCAGCAATAATTAGGAGCACCAATGATGCAACAACATCAACCACACAAGGACCCTGGACCTTGTGCACAATAACACAAGTTGAAGAAACAAAGATTCTAATCCGCATGCTGCCAATTATATTTAGCACTGTATTCATGAACACATGCTTGGCTCAACTCCAAACATTCACTATCCAACAAAGCACAACCATGAACCCCAATCTCTTTGGCTTTAAAGTCCCTGGCTCTTCAATCCCAGTAATCCCACTCTTATTCATGTTCGTTCTTATCCCATTATACGACCGGATTTTTGTTCCACTGGCTAGAAAAATCACAGGTGTTCCCACTGGAATTCGACACCTTCAGAGAATTGGTATTGGGTTAGTGCTCTCAGCTGTTTCTATGGCTGTTGCTGGAGCTGTGGAGACACACCGCAAATCTTTGGCTTATAAACATAACATGGTGGATAGTCTTGAGCCTTTGCCTATGAGTTTGTTTTGGCTTGGTTTCCAATATGCTATATTTGGAGCTGCAGATATGTTTTCCCTTGTGGGCTTGCTTGAGTTTTTCTATGCAGAGAGTTCAACTGGTATGAAGTCACTAAGCACAGCCATTTCATGGTGCTCAGTGGCGTTTGGGTACTTCTTGAGCAcagtggtggtggaggtggtgaaTAAGGTGAGTGGTGGGTGGCTggctaataataacataaatAGAGATAAGCTGAACTACTTCTATTGGTTATTGTCAGTGTTAAGTGTGGtgaattttgggttttatttggtGTGTGCATCATGgtataaatacaaaaatgtgGAAGTGAAGCAAGGTGATGTTGAGGGCAAGGTTGAAATGGCCATGGCTTAA